In the Bacillota bacterium genome, one interval contains:
- a CDS encoding MoaD/ThiS family protein translates to MEIKVRFFSFFQEYAPAPELTVTLPEGSTVAELLAQLGEQLGERFDREVAREAATNDQLQALIWVGANNILGSKQLATSLQDGDYVKFLPPMAGG, encoded by the coding sequence TTGGAAATAAAGGTTCGCTTTTTCTCCTTCTTTCAGGAATATGCGCCGGCACCGGAACTTACGGTGACCTTGCCTGAGGGCAGCACTGTTGCCGAGCTGCTGGCGCAGTTGGGAGAACAGCTGGGGGAACGGTTTGACCGGGAAGTGGCCCGGGAGGCTGCGACAAACGACCAGCTGCAGGCCCTGATCTGGGTGGGCGCCAATAATATTCTTGGTTCCAAGCAGCTGGCCACCTCCCTGCAGGACGGAGATTACGTGAAATTTCTGCCGCCGATGGCCGGCGGCTAG
- a CDS encoding glycine/sarcosine/betaine reductase complex selenoprotein A codes for MIDLKGKKAIVLGDRDGLPGPAINECLEAAGAEIVFSATECFVUTAAGAMDLENQARVKALAEKYGREQLVVVLGGAEAEASGLAAETVTSGDPTFAGPLAGVQLELPVFHIFELQEQIDPAIWEEQISMMEMVLDVDEIKKEVATYRGDS; via the coding sequence ATGATTGACTTAAAAGGCAAGAAGGCAATTGTCCTGGGCGACCGGGATGGATTGCCCGGGCCGGCAATCAATGAATGTCTGGAAGCTGCCGGCGCGGAAATAGTTTTCTCTGCAACTGAATGTTTTGTCTGAACTGCAGCAGGCGCCATGGATCTGGAAAATCAGGCGCGGGTCAAGGCTCTGGCCGAAAAGTATGGCCGTGAGCAATTGGTTGTTGTATTGGGAGGGGCCGAGGCGGAAGCCAGCGGCCTGGCTGCCGAGACAGTGACCAGCGGCGACCCCACCTTCGCCGGTCCATTGGCGGGAGTTCAGTTGGAACTCCCAGTGTTTCATATTTTTGAGCTGCAAGAGCAGATTGATCCAGCCATCTGGGAAGAGCAAATCAGCATGATGGAGATGGTTTTGGATGTAGATGAAATCAAGAAGGAAGTCGCCACCTACCGGGGCGATAGCTAA
- a CDS encoding PTS sugar transporter subunit IIB — MYLILIQEECTLAIALIRIDDRLIHGQITTKWISHANANRIMIASDRVVNDKVRKSVVELTAPKNIKTEVVTVADAIEKLTGPLAGDSTRVFVITTGPDEVLALKEGGVKFEHFVIGNMGAMGKTDQATKVTKSVMLTDEDRADFKRLQELGVKCEIRVVPQDRPTDITRYL, encoded by the coding sequence ATGTATTTAATACTAATTCAGGAGGAATGCACTTTGGCTATCGCCCTTATCAGAATTGATGACCGTTTGATTCATGGTCAGATAACTACCAAATGGATTTCCCATGCCAATGCCAACCGGATCATGATTGCCAGCGACCGGGTCGTGAACGACAAGGTGCGTAAAAGTGTCGTTGAACTCACAGCGCCCAAGAACATTAAGACTGAGGTCGTCACAGTGGCAGACGCAATCGAAAAGCTCACGGGTCCCTTGGCTGGGGACAGCACCCGGGTATTTGTAATCACCACCGGTCCCGACGAAGTTTTGGCCCTCAAAGAAGGTGGCGTAAAGTTTGAGCATTTCGTGATTGGCAATATGGGCGCCATGGGTAAAACCGACCAGGCTACCAAAGTAACTAAGTCGGTGATGCTGACCGATGAGGATCGCGCAGATTTCAAGCGTCTGCAGGAACTAGGTGTCAAATGTGAGATCAGGGTAGTACCCCAGGATCGGCCCACAGATATTACCCGTTATCTCTAA
- a CDS encoding PTS system mannose/fructose/sorbose family transporter subunit IID produces the protein MAPVLRKYKTDEERAESMTRNITFWNTNVYAGAVVPGMVAAMETQRIENKDTIDGEAIQGLKVATMGPVAGIGDSLFHASLVPIILAIGTNMVLDGNSFGWFFSVFTLIALFAGSAYYLVGLGYNLGVEALSRMRGIIDTVAEGAKIVGLVLVGTMVASLVDITLNITYTTGEQVINLQEILDQLMPGIPALGMFFLAYALLRKGVKPVYLIFGLMFFAILLTYFNLVLVP, from the coding sequence TTGGCGCCTGTGCTCCGGAAGTATAAGACTGACGAAGAACGCGCTGAGTCCATGACCAGAAATATAACCTTCTGGAACACCAACGTTTACGCCGGCGCTGTTGTGCCCGGCATGGTTGCAGCAATGGAAACACAGCGGATTGAGAACAAAGACACCATTGACGGCGAAGCTATCCAGGGTCTGAAGGTTGCGACCATGGGTCCCGTTGCTGGTATCGGCGACTCACTGTTCCACGCCAGCTTGGTCCCGATTATTCTTGCCATTGGTACCAACATGGTTCTCGACGGTAACTCCTTTGGTTGGTTCTTCTCCGTGTTCACCTTGATTGCCCTCTTTGCAGGTAGCGCATACTACCTGGTTGGCCTCGGCTATAACCTGGGTGTAGAAGCTCTCTCCCGGATGCGCGGTATCATTGACACCGTAGCTGAAGGTGCAAAGATTGTCGGTCTCGTTTTGGTCGGCACCATGGTTGCCAGCCTCGTGGACATCACCCTGAACATTACCTACACCACTGGTGAGCAGGTTATCAACCTTCAGGAAATCCTCGACCAGCTGATGCCTGGGATCCCGGCCCTGGGTATGTTCTTCCTGGCTTACGCATTATTGCGCAAGGGTGTCAAGCCTGTCTACCTAATCTTTGGCCTGATGTTCTTCGCGATTCTCCTGACCTACTTCAACCTGGTACTCGTTCCCTAA
- a CDS encoding PTS sugar transporter subunit IIA, with protein sequence MIGLVVAAHGGLAQGFAEAMELIVGPQEQFKAINLEPDMAPEVLKEKMLAAVAEVDTGQGALIAVDLFGGTPCNIALAVTAETNAVCLVGVNLGMLLEAVGMRGSGEAPIQIAEKLVDLGKEGIQQLKI encoded by the coding sequence GTGATAGGACTCGTAGTAGCAGCCCATGGTGGCCTTGCCCAGGGTTTTGCGGAGGCAATGGAGTTGATTGTCGGACCCCAGGAGCAGTTTAAGGCAATCAATCTGGAACCGGACATGGCCCCAGAGGTTCTTAAAGAAAAAATGTTAGCAGCAGTTGCAGAAGTCGATACCGGGCAGGGGGCGTTAATCGCCGTAGACCTGTTTGGAGGCACCCCTTGCAACATTGCACTGGCTGTAACCGCTGAAACAAACGCGGTATGCCTGGTGGGTGTGAATCTGGGAATGCTGTTGGAAGCTGTCGGTATGCGGGGTAGCGGTGAAGCGCCGATCCAGATAGCCGAAAAGCTTGTAGATTTGGGTAAGGAGGGGATACAGCAACTGAAAATCTAA
- a CDS encoding aldolase, which yields MKMKTKRLNNIFRKTGRTLIVAMDHGSGMNVLPELANPAEKIERVVAGGADVIMTTFGIASKFADSIGSAGLVLRVDGGYSQMAQNSNPIRRIYSVEDALRLGADGVVCMGFPGSKFEAETLPYLSELASDCYKWGMPLMAEMLPRGFEGGEDSRTPESIALACRMGVELGADFIKTDFTGDIESFKSVVAGTFAPIVVLGGGKAKDPIALLQQVYESVQAGGRGVAMGRNVWRQPEPEKITRAIARILHEDATVEEAKKEL from the coding sequence TTGAAGATGAAAACCAAAAGACTAAACAACATTTTCCGCAAGACAGGTCGCACTTTAATTGTCGCCATGGACCATGGTTCTGGGATGAACGTTTTGCCAGAACTCGCAAACCCGGCTGAGAAGATTGAGCGGGTTGTCGCCGGTGGCGCCGACGTAATCATGACAACCTTCGGTATCGCTAGCAAGTTCGCCGATTCCATCGGTTCCGCCGGCCTCGTGCTGCGTGTTGATGGCGGCTATTCCCAAATGGCTCAGAACAGCAACCCGATTCGCCGGATCTACTCCGTAGAAGATGCCCTGCGTCTGGGCGCTGACGGCGTGGTCTGCATGGGCTTCCCGGGTTCCAAGTTTGAGGCTGAAACGCTCCCTTACCTCTCAGAATTGGCTAGTGATTGCTACAAATGGGGCATGCCTTTGATGGCTGAAATGCTTCCCCGGGGCTTTGAAGGTGGCGAAGATTCCCGCACTCCCGAGAGCATTGCCCTCGCTTGCCGGATGGGTGTTGAGCTGGGCGCAGACTTTATCAAAACTGATTTCACAGGTGATATCGAGAGCTTCAAGAGTGTTGTTGCTGGCACTTTTGCTCCCATCGTTGTGCTGGGCGGCGGCAAAGCAAAAGACCCAATCGCATTGCTGCAGCAGGTATATGAGTCTGTGCAGGCAGGCGGCCGGGGCGTAGCCATGGGCCGCAATGTCTGGCGGCAGCCGGAGCCAGAAAAAATCACCAGGGCAATTGCGCGCATTCTCCACGAAGACGCAACTGTCGAGGAAGCCAAAAAAGAACTGTAA
- a CDS encoding glycine reductase → MELTRKYYRVQSAAWGAQTALESGKLTINKEEIERLAAEQTENIERIEFHLVHPGESTRIIHLLDTLQPMARLDGRGVPYSGFFGSPEMIGEGTTAVLDGFTVMQSAPLPWDSASASSGLLYPREAIMDMTGPYKGITPFSETVNLVMTYELKPGKSAEEYDRDIRLSSLKVAEYLAAKAAQGEADDEELFSIEETNPDLPNVVLVWQVQNQGVYANTFLYGKDVEELVPTVLHPNEMLDGCVVSGNYVWPAFKVPTYLHVNHPILLDLYRRHGKDLNFKGVIFSRSHNPTHWHKVRCAGVCVKLARMLKADGLVMAWEGGGNAATDGMLTIQLAEKAGIKASTVTFEFGGADGTEGILLVDDVPEADAIVSGSSIEKPVQLPRMDNVVGGPKLRLDKEAGGRFPDALDPIEFPTTTLLYCSGNQSGHSRFFAEAY, encoded by the coding sequence ATGGAACTGACCAGAAAATACTATCGGGTTCAGTCTGCCGCCTGGGGCGCTCAAACAGCCCTGGAATCGGGCAAGCTGACCATAAATAAAGAAGAGATTGAGCGACTGGCCGCCGAACAGACCGAAAATATCGAAAGAATTGAGTTCCATTTGGTCCACCCGGGCGAGTCCACGCGGATAATTCACCTTTTGGATACATTGCAGCCTATGGCCAGGCTTGACGGCCGCGGCGTGCCATATTCCGGATTCTTCGGCTCGCCGGAGATGATAGGCGAAGGCACTACCGCTGTTTTAGACGGTTTTACCGTCATGCAGTCGGCGCCCTTGCCCTGGGACAGCGCCAGTGCCAGCAGCGGCCTCTTGTATCCCCGGGAAGCAATCATGGATATGACAGGACCGTACAAGGGGATCACTCCCTTTTCGGAGACTGTGAATCTGGTAATGACCTATGAGCTGAAACCCGGCAAATCTGCTGAAGAGTATGACCGGGATATCCGGCTCTCCAGCTTAAAAGTAGCCGAATACCTGGCTGCTAAGGCAGCTCAGGGTGAAGCAGATGACGAGGAATTGTTCTCCATCGAAGAGACAAATCCAGATCTTCCCAACGTGGTTTTGGTCTGGCAGGTGCAGAACCAAGGTGTCTACGCCAACACATTCCTCTATGGCAAGGATGTGGAGGAGCTGGTGCCGACGGTTCTTCATCCAAATGAGATGCTGGACGGCTGCGTTGTCAGCGGAAACTATGTGTGGCCAGCCTTTAAGGTTCCCACCTATCTACATGTGAATCACCCGATTCTGTTGGACCTCTACCGCCGTCACGGCAAGGATTTGAACTTCAAGGGCGTCATTTTCTCCCGCAGCCACAACCCCACCCATTGGCATAAGGTGCGTTGCGCCGGGGTCTGTGTGAAGCTGGCCCGGATGCTCAAGGCCGACGGACTTGTCATGGCCTGGGAAGGTGGTGGCAACGCTGCCACCGACGGCATGCTGACAATCCAGCTGGCGGAGAAGGCTGGGATCAAGGCTTCCACCGTAACCTTTGAATTCGGCGGCGCTGATGGAACCGAGGGAATACTCCTGGTTGACGATGTCCCTGAGGCCGACGCAATTGTCAGCGGCTCCAGCATTGAGAAGCCGGTGCAGCTGCCCCGGATGGATAATGTTGTTGGGGGCCCTAAGCTTCGTCTTGATAAAGAAGCCGGCGGGCGGTTCCCTGACGCTCTTGACCCAATTGAATTTCCCACCACCACATTGCTATACTGTTCCGGCAATCAGTCGGGGCACAGCCGCTTCTTCGCGGAAGCATATTAA
- a CDS encoding aldehyde ferredoxin oxidoreductase, translated as MYEAYNRKLLRVNLTDKSWQIEEIPTAVLENYVGGMGTGVWYLTQEVDPKVDPLEAENKLIFTTGPLSGTGAPLFAQAALVTKSPLTGGVINCYCGGNFAQKIKGTGFDLVIFEGACENLSYVLITPVGVKFVECPELQGKGVNAVEDHMRDQEGEECGTAAIGLAGESQVRFAAIIASTRVFGRGGSGAVMGSKNLKGVAFKGNLGVKVNDPETFGAKVDEAFAKFKQATENQFNLLGVFSRYGTGGGMSLINERYALATKNHKYAHFATGDKIDSSAYHKLARSRRIACFGCPVHCGQLHAFEGEKDGLFTRGPEYETMYSLGSDCFNDNPMVLARAHELCEEYGMDTLSAGCTIAFAMECFERGLLKPEEVGFDLEFGNGEAILKALELMARREGVGDMLADGTRLMAQRIGQGSADFAMNSKGMEFAAWMPQRMAGIALTFATSNRGACHKRGPIGMELMGEIPMESTEGKAKVVREIQDIVNALFTLVSCRFADFELPHTLFVELLNAATGMNKDLEEFRLIGERIWNLERMYNLASGLTGDQDMLPERCFEPIEVEGEEKALDRQAFINMLQEYYQVRGWDTDGVPTAETCERLGVELPWK; from the coding sequence ATGTACGAAGCCTATAATCGCAAACTTTTGCGGGTAAACCTCACGGACAAGTCCTGGCAGATAGAGGAGATTCCCACGGCTGTGTTGGAGAATTACGTAGGTGGCATGGGCACCGGGGTCTGGTATCTAACCCAGGAGGTGGACCCCAAAGTCGATCCCCTGGAAGCGGAGAACAAGCTGATTTTCACCACCGGGCCGCTATCCGGCACTGGCGCTCCTCTGTTTGCCCAGGCAGCCCTTGTTACCAAATCTCCCTTAACCGGCGGCGTCATCAATTGTTACTGTGGCGGCAATTTTGCTCAGAAGATTAAGGGCACAGGGTTTGATTTGGTGATCTTTGAAGGCGCCTGCGAGAATTTATCTTATGTCCTGATAACACCGGTGGGTGTAAAGTTTGTGGAATGCCCCGAGCTCCAGGGCAAGGGTGTAAATGCCGTGGAGGACCACATGCGCGACCAGGAAGGGGAGGAATGTGGCACTGCAGCCATCGGTCTCGCGGGTGAAAGCCAGGTGCGCTTTGCCGCGATTATCGCTTCGACCCGGGTCTTTGGCCGCGGCGGTTCTGGTGCTGTCATGGGCAGCAAGAATCTTAAAGGGGTTGCATTTAAAGGTAATCTCGGTGTCAAAGTCAATGATCCCGAGACCTTCGGCGCCAAAGTAGACGAGGCCTTCGCTAAGTTTAAGCAGGCCACCGAGAACCAGTTCAACCTTCTGGGTGTGTTCTCCCGTTACGGCACCGGCGGCGGCATGAGTCTGATTAACGAGCGCTACGCTCTTGCGACCAAGAACCACAAATATGCACACTTCGCCACCGGCGATAAGATTGATAGCTCGGCCTACCATAAGCTGGCCCGCTCCCGTCGGATTGCCTGCTTTGGTTGCCCGGTTCATTGTGGACAGCTCCACGCCTTCGAAGGCGAAAAGGATGGTCTGTTTACCCGGGGACCCGAGTATGAAACCATGTATTCCCTGGGCTCCGATTGTTTCAACGATAATCCGATGGTTCTGGCCCGGGCCCATGAATTGTGTGAGGAATACGGTATGGATACCCTTTCTGCTGGTTGCACGATTGCCTTTGCCATGGAATGCTTTGAGCGCGGTCTACTTAAGCCCGAGGAAGTGGGCTTTGACTTAGAGTTTGGCAACGGTGAAGCAATCCTCAAAGCCCTGGAACTGATGGCTAGACGGGAAGGCGTCGGCGATATGCTGGCTGACGGCACCCGGCTGATGGCTCAGCGGATTGGCCAGGGGAGTGCTGACTTTGCCATGAACTCTAAGGGGATGGAGTTTGCCGCCTGGATGCCCCAGCGCATGGCCGGGATTGCCCTCACCTTTGCCACCTCCAACCGGGGCGCCTGCCATAAGCGTGGGCCAATCGGTATGGAGTTGATGGGTGAAATACCCATGGAATCTACCGAGGGTAAGGCCAAGGTTGTTCGGGAAATACAGGATATCGTCAATGCTCTGTTCACATTGGTTAGCTGTCGGTTCGCGGATTTCGAGCTGCCCCATACCCTATTTGTGGAACTGCTGAACGCGGCCACCGGTATGAACAAGGATCTCGAAGAGTTCCGCCTGATTGGTGAGCGGATTTGGAATCTGGAGCGTATGTACAACCTGGCTTCGGGCCTCACCGGTGACCAGGATATGCTGCCAGAACGCTGCTTTGAGCCAATTGAAGTTGAAGGCGAGGAAAAGGCCCTTGACCGGCAAGCATTTATCAACATGCTGCAGGAATATTACCAGGTCCGGGGTTGGGATACAGATGGCGTGCCCACTGCTGAAACCTGTGAGCGCCTGGGAGTAGAACTCCCTTGGAAATAA
- a CDS encoding PTS sugar transporter subunit IIC, with translation MLGTALIAAFLAGGWFLVTAWPLQLIAAIRQKETPAHGIIIGILQVWRFISDHPLAIGGLTGLFIGDFATGVQVGALIQLLFFGVFIVGAAVPPRPMVATIMAVIFASVLGADHGAVLGMAIPISVFSLMLFLGNLTIMSFFYERIAIQAAKKGDIKKLELWHALLQPIAITLINAVPAFLGVYYGIPLVGRLLGLIPEWLQNGFGVMQGMLPVAGFALLIYSMNPGSLILLFVAGFAIGMTTNMTPLALALVVTGLVVFYMKTRNGQDSVEDSEAAAAADGEIVKEPLSFADRVSMA, from the coding sequence ATGTTAGGAACAGCTTTAATTGCTGCATTTTTGGCAGGTGGCTGGTTTCTCGTAACAGCATGGCCCCTCCAGCTGATCGCCGCTATTAGGCAGAAAGAAACACCAGCCCATGGTATTATTATCGGTATCTTGCAAGTATGGCGTTTCATTTCTGACCATCCCCTGGCGATTGGTGGTCTGACCGGTTTGTTTATTGGTGACTTTGCCACCGGTGTTCAAGTCGGCGCTCTGATCCAGCTCTTATTCTTTGGTGTGTTTATCGTTGGCGCTGCGGTTCCGCCGCGGCCGATGGTCGCCACTATTATGGCTGTCATCTTCGCCAGCGTTCTCGGTGCCGATCACGGCGCTGTGTTGGGCATGGCAATCCCGATTTCGGTATTCTCGCTGATGCTCTTCTTGGGCAACCTGACAATCATGTCTTTCTTCTATGAGCGGATTGCAATCCAAGCTGCCAAGAAAGGCGATATCAAGAAGCTGGAGCTCTGGCATGCCCTGTTACAGCCTATCGCGATTACACTTATCAATGCTGTCCCCGCCTTCCTGGGTGTTTACTATGGTATCCCCCTGGTTGGTCGCCTGCTCGGATTAATTCCTGAGTGGTTGCAAAATGGTTTTGGCGTTATGCAGGGAATGCTCCCTGTTGCCGGTTTCGCGCTCTTGATCTACAGCATGAACCCTGGTTCTCTGATTCTCCTGTTTGTTGCCGGTTTTGCCATTGGCATGACCACCAACATGACCCCGCTGGCTTTGGCTCTGGTTGTTACCGGTCTGGTTGTGTTCTACATGAAGACCCGCAATGGTCAGGATTCTGTAGAAGATTCAGAAGCTGCTGCTGCAGCTGACGGCGAGATCGTCAAAGAGCCTCTGAGCTTCGCTGATCGTGTCTCCATGGCCTAG
- a CDS encoding zinc-binding dehydrogenase has protein sequence MTKTMKAGVMTAPYEFEIRELPVPEPGPGEVLIRQRAVALCTMEQRVYTGVKKFPYPGCWGHEVSGVVEKIGPDCQTDLQVGDHVALGVPYFCGECDNCSKGLEEHCVKKAPLPKIDGVVGLFGMAEYMVIASKRALKISKDIPFEQAALTEPLACVLQGIKKVNVRLGDTVVVIGAGTMGLLNVLAAKSSGARVIVSELDAGRREKALKLGADAVINPAEEDVEVRVQELNEGKKAEAVIITIGNKHANDDAIKMVANYGSVLYFASAHPGEPLDINPNLIHDTGIALTGVKGKNLRDMWDAAALISKGIISTAELIEETQPLADAKAALDKASNNATYRIVLTM, from the coding sequence ATGACAAAGACAATGAAAGCAGGAGTAATGACCGCTCCTTACGAGTTTGAAATTCGCGAATTACCAGTGCCCGAGCCGGGCCCGGGCGAGGTTTTAATCCGCCAACGTGCAGTCGCACTGTGCACAATGGAACAACGGGTATATACAGGTGTTAAAAAATTCCCCTATCCGGGGTGTTGGGGCCATGAAGTTTCTGGTGTGGTTGAGAAGATCGGCCCTGACTGTCAGACTGATCTTCAGGTGGGCGATCATGTGGCCCTGGGTGTTCCTTACTTCTGCGGCGAATGCGACAACTGCAGCAAAGGTTTGGAAGAGCACTGCGTCAAGAAGGCGCCATTGCCCAAAATTGATGGTGTTGTCGGCTTGTTCGGGATGGCTGAGTATATGGTTATCGCTTCCAAGCGGGCATTGAAGATATCCAAAGATATTCCGTTCGAGCAGGCGGCGCTCACCGAGCCATTGGCCTGTGTGCTTCAGGGAATCAAGAAAGTGAATGTGCGTCTCGGTGATACCGTTGTTGTCATCGGCGCCGGCACCATGGGCTTGCTAAATGTCCTGGCTGCGAAAAGCAGTGGTGCCCGAGTAATTGTGAGTGAACTTGATGCCGGTCGCAGAGAAAAGGCCTTAAAGCTAGGCGCTGACGCTGTTATTAATCCGGCGGAGGAAGATGTTGAGGTCAGAGTTCAGGAATTGAACGAAGGCAAAAAGGCCGAAGCTGTGATCATTACCATCGGTAACAAACATGCCAATGATGATGCAATTAAGATGGTAGCCAATTATGGCAGTGTGCTCTATTTCGCCTCTGCCCATCCGGGAGAGCCCCTGGACATTAACCCGAACTTGATTCACGACACCGGCATTGCCCTAACCGGAGTAAAGGGCAAAAACCTGCGGGATATGTGGGATGCAGCAGCCCTGATTTCCAAAGGCATCATCAGCACAGCCGAACTGATTGAGGAAACACAGCCTCTGGCCGATGCCAAGGCCGCTCTGGACAAAGCAAGCAACAACGCCACTTATCGTATCGTTTTAACTATGTAA
- a CDS encoding 4Fe-4S dicluster domain-containing protein — MFLVLGQEFAKDRANGNTEQKFWTIVQSNKEARDVLYFTAQECTECYACRLKCSFVKEKEYNPAKARLGIDGKWPRLPELKNCRQCKKPACVEVCPVTALTQAEDGVIAVDYDLCTECGLCVEACPFDAVLTFEGKIHICDTCNGEYHCTKVCSTGAISRERRSK, encoded by the coding sequence ATTTTTTTGGTTCTTGGGCAGGAATTCGCGAAGGACAGAGCGAATGGTAATACTGAACAAAAGTTTTGGACAATTGTTCAGTCTAATAAGGAGGCGAGAGATGTGCTGTATTTTACTGCTCAGGAGTGTACCGAATGTTACGCTTGTCGCTTGAAGTGCTCCTTTGTCAAGGAAAAAGAATATAATCCGGCAAAGGCGCGCCTAGGTATCGATGGCAAATGGCCCCGTTTACCGGAGCTTAAGAACTGCCGTCAGTGCAAAAAGCCGGCCTGCGTGGAAGTATGTCCGGTAACCGCTTTGACCCAGGCTGAGGACGGAGTTATCGCCGTGGACTACGATTTGTGCACGGAATGTGGGCTCTGTGTGGAGGCCTGTCCATTTGATGCTGTCCTGACTTTTGAAGGAAAGATTCACATCTGCGACACCTGCAACGGAGAGTATCACTGCACCAAGGTGTGCTCTACCGGCGCAATTTCCCGGGAAAGGAGGAGCAAGTAA
- a CDS encoding glycine/betaine/sarcosine/D-proline family reductase selenoprotein B has translation MSKKRALYYINQFYAGIGGEDKADIGLQEYDQKLGPALGMDKFWQDEMEVVKTIACGDNYFNDDDKFEGLLPRLREIIQEVKPDVVIAGPAFNAGRYGVACGKFVDFVRREFGIPAVTAMYWENPAVPMFVSDNYIIRTPETAAGMRKALPPLAAFALKLAKGEEVGPARLEGYFPRGYRYNEWHEKTAAQRTVELLLKKLRGEEYETEVPLRGFEQVPPAPVLEQPETKTFALITTGALVPTGNPDGLKQAFSTSYGSYSLEGLEELAAGEYESIHGGFDTTLVNEDPSRVVPYSPLRALEQEGKIGRVYPKFYSTAGVGTNIKTSEGLGAQIAAELLEAGVPAAILTSTUGTCTRCGATITKELERVGISAVLITAFTSIALSVGANRVIAGNQFTSPAGAPELPADREKEFQKQMLLKAVEALQTPVEEPTLFHVRLEKEER, from the coding sequence ATGTCTAAGAAAAGAGCCTTGTACTACATCAATCAGTTTTACGCCGGAATTGGCGGCGAAGACAAAGCAGATATTGGGTTACAGGAATACGACCAAAAGCTGGGGCCGGCTCTCGGTATGGATAAGTTTTGGCAGGATGAGATGGAAGTGGTAAAAACCATTGCCTGCGGTGACAACTATTTTAATGATGATGACAAATTCGAGGGATTATTGCCTCGCCTGCGGGAAATTATTCAGGAGGTCAAGCCTGACGTAGTGATTGCCGGGCCCGCCTTCAACGCTGGGCGCTACGGTGTTGCCTGCGGCAAGTTCGTAGATTTTGTGCGTCGGGAGTTTGGGATTCCCGCAGTAACCGCCATGTATTGGGAGAACCCGGCGGTGCCAATGTTTGTATCTGATAACTATATCATCCGCACACCGGAAACAGCAGCCGGTATGCGTAAGGCCCTGCCACCGCTGGCCGCATTTGCCCTCAAGCTGGCAAAGGGAGAGGAAGTTGGGCCCGCCCGTCTGGAAGGTTACTTCCCCCGGGGCTATCGCTACAACGAATGGCATGAAAAGACTGCAGCCCAACGGACTGTGGAACTGTTGCTTAAGAAATTGCGGGGCGAAGAATATGAGACCGAAGTGCCGCTGCGCGGCTTTGAGCAGGTGCCACCAGCACCGGTTCTTGAGCAGCCTGAAACCAAAACATTTGCCCTGATTACAACCGGCGCTTTGGTGCCCACCGGCAACCCGGATGGGTTAAAGCAGGCCTTCTCCACCAGCTACGGCAGCTACAGCCTGGAAGGACTGGAAGAGTTAGCTGCCGGCGAGTATGAGTCTATCCACGGTGGTTTCGACACTACTTTGGTTAATGAAGACCCGTCCCGGGTAGTGCCTTATAGCCCCCTGCGCGCTTTGGAGCAGGAAGGGAAGATTGGCCGCGTTTATCCCAAGTTCTACTCGACCGCTGGTGTTGGCACCAACATTAAGACCAGTGAAGGATTAGGCGCGCAAATCGCCGCTGAGCTTCTGGAAGCGGGTGTGCCGGCAGCGATTCTTACTTCCACGTGAGGTACTTGTACTCGTTGCGGTGCAACGATTACCAAGGAACTCGAACGTGTGGGCATCTCTGCTGTCCTGATCACCGCCTTTACATCCATTGCCCTGTCGGTAGGGGCCAACCGGGTCATTGCCGGCAACCAGTTCACATCGCCGGCAGGAGCGCCGGAACTACCGGCTGACCGGGAGAAAGAGTTCCAGAAGCAAATGCTCCTGAAGGCTGTGGAGGCATTGCAAACACCGGTAGAAGAGCCGACACTGTTTCATGTCCGGTTGGAAAAGGAGGAAAGATAA